Part of the Pirellulales bacterium genome is shown below.
CCCGCGCGTTGCTGGCCGCCGGGCGGCAGGTCGTCGGGCTCGACAATCTCAACAGCTATTACGATCCTTCGCTGAAGCAGGCGCGCCTCGATCTGCTGCGTGCGAGCGACGGCTTCGAATTCGCGCATGCCGATCTCGCCGACCGCAAGGCGATCGCGGATTTGTTCGCCGAACGTCGTTTCCCGACCGTTATTCACCTGGCAGCGCAGGCCGGCGTGCGGCATTCCATCGATCATCCCAATGACTATGCCGACGCCAATCTCGAAGGGTTCGTCAACATCCTCGAGGGCTGCCGGCACAACGGTTGTGGCCATTTGATCTATGCCTCGTCGTCGTCGGTCTACGGTGCCAATACCAAGCTGCCGTTTGCGGTCGGCGACCCGACCGATCGTCCGGTCAGTCTCTACGCCGCGACCAAGAAGGCCAACGAGCTGATGGCTTATTCCTACAGCCACCTCTACCGCCTGCCGGTGACGGGGCTGCGCTTCTTTACGGTTTACGGCCCGTGGGGGCGTCCCGACATGGCGATGTTCCTGTTTACCAAGGCGATCG
Proteins encoded:
- a CDS encoding SDR family NAD(P)-dependent oxidoreductase, with protein sequence MSDRTIFVTGAAGFIGFHVARALLAAGRQVVGLDNLNSYYDPSLKQARLDLLRASDGFEFAHADLADRKAIADLFAERRFPTVIHLAAQAGVRHSIDHPNDYADANLEGFVNILEGCRHNGCGHLIYASSSSVYGANTKLPFAVGDPTDRPVSLYAATKKANELMAYSYSHLYRLPVTGLRFFTVYGPWGRPDMAMFLFTKAIVEGRPIRLFNHGRMRRDFTYIDDVTSAVLRLTERIPGSGGPDGEPPARIYNVGNNRPEELSRVVTLLEQQLGRTA